In Tripterygium wilfordii isolate XIE 37 chromosome 17, ASM1340144v1, whole genome shotgun sequence, the genomic window AATCTTATTTAACGCCAATAATGTTTAAAAACATTTAATATATAATGTAGCATGAGAGATATCACAATAAGATACGAAGAATCACATAAAACCCTAATTAAGTAGCACACACAAGCAGATAAAATGCTTTCATGAAATTCTGAGACCAAATAAAGTTGATGACCACTTTCAGGTTCTGGGCTTGAGGTGGCCTTCATTGGCCAGCTTGAAGACCCTGGCCTGAGCTGCTGCAGCCTTGTTTGAGCCAAGTGCAGTGATGAAGTTGTCCCTGACTTGCTTAGTGGTGAAAGGGAACCTGCTATTCACCATGGAGTTGAGCAGTGAAGCTGTCCCTTCTCTGTAGAGAGCTCCAAGCCCATCTGCACGTGTATTTGAAAGTGCTTGCAAGACATTCATGCTCGGGCCAACGACCGGAACGCTAGGCACTCCGAAGGCACTTCCCAACGTGCACCACCATCCCAACAGACCCCAGACAACCGTCGGATGAGTACTCCAGTAACTGCACAAGCAGAGAAGGTATTTAACAAGACCAGTTCATGATAATAACAATATGTTAGATCTCTTGCTTCGTGGTCCGATGGACGTGAAAGTTTTAAATTTCAACTCACTTGCATGTACCACCGAAGGGTGTGTTTGGATCTGGGATGAAAGGTGGACTGGGAACGATACTTGGAGTGGTTGGGGGGCTTACGATGACTGGGGTTGGGGGACTACCTCCGCTTGAAGTTGGGGGAGGGTAGTAGCTCCCGCCACCTCCTGAAGGAGGGGGGTTGTGAGATGGCCTGGATGGTGTAGGCACGCTAGGTGGAGTTCCACAGTTGCTACTTGAAGGAGGTGGAGATGCTGGTGTTGGTGTTGGATCGCATCCTCCATGGGAGGGTGGTGTGCCCCCAGAGCTGCATCCTGAACCATGTGAACCCGAACCATGTGATCCCGAACCATGTGAGGGAGTGGTTCCGTGTGGTGAACTGCCATGAGAACCTGATTTAGGCCAAAAAACAAGGGTTAGCACTTGACTTTTGCATATGATTGTGCATAGTTGTCTCTCTAGGCCACACTTGCGGACAATGATGGGAGAGTTATGCGCAGTGAGTCATTTTTTTGAGTGAAAATAGTTTGAGGTATTTAGTTTGGACTACCGCTACTAAAGGTGGGAGAAATGGTTGATCACTTCCCACAGTTATGGAAAGACTGTTACAATGCTAAACCAAGTAACTCAAGAAAAAGTTGGCCATCTTTAGCTACAAATTCACTGTATAAAGTGCAGTGAAGCAATGGTGTGTGTTTTAGTGTgtctgtgagagagagagagagacagacagagagagaaagagaaaccaCTTGGTGGAGTTCCTGAATGTGGGTCTGGGGGAGAGTAGTAGTTCTTTTGATTCTCAAAGCTTCGAGACATAACAGGAACAGCCAAGTTCTGGGCAAGCAACCCCACAACCAAAAACCATATCAACACGGATCCTTCCTGCTTGTTCCTCAtctctcttgtttttttgtttggactcaaaaacaaaaaaatgaataaggaggaggaggaaagaAAGCTATATATGTGCCTCAAGTGGAGGAAccagggggagggggagggggaataTAAGAGGAGGTGAAGTAAATAAAGCAGGTAGAGGGGTATGTGGTTAGTTAGCATGTTTCAGGAGCATTTATATATCCTATTAATTACCCCACACTGTAGCAATAATACCATAGTCGAGATTGGCACACTCTACACATGAACTTTGTCGAATCTCTACGTACCCTTGCTGCTAGGCGCTAGCTAGTTGTTTCCCTCATCTCATGTCTGTCATCTTATTCAGATTTCTTAGTTTTGTTTCCATCATGACTAGGCATGATTAGGAGCTGTTTAAGTTTGTGCCAAATCATTCATTCTTCTCTTATCTTTTGAAGGCCTATCTACATAATAAAATCATGTTGAGAATTTGAGAGGGTCTAACCTTTGGAAGATTAATGCAGATTTGAATTGTTAAGAGACCTGAGAGCAAATGTTTGAAACATTTTGATTgtgatggacaagtttttcaaatcaTGAGAAAATCATTCTTAGTTCTTACGGTAGTGGATTGATTAGtttagataaaaaagaaaaagaaaaatatgcatGGCATTGGCACATGCACACTGTGAGGTAGAGGAGTGGAGTGATTGCAGGAAACATTGATGGTTAAAGTTTTAATGTTACGTCAGgaaaaacattatatatatagttgatcaCTTTATTTCTGACATGTAGTTGGGCCTGCTGGCGcaaccataaatcctaatgcccCATATCTGTTGTTTCTTGGCCTCAGAAGATGATGGTCAACGAAGCTTGAAAGACTCAGCTGATCACCACAGAGGTAGTCTGGTCTGCTTATATGTCCTTCACGAGATGGAGAAACTATTTACTAGGGCGAGGTTCCAGTTTCAATCTCTCTTTGTTCCGATGACAACAATAAAGTTGgaaattttttcaatcttctAACCTTCTTCTTatacaaagaaaatgaaatacgGGGATGTAAAATGAGTTTCTGATTTGCCCACAATAATAAATGGTCCATGCATGCGGTGAATGATAACGAAATTGAAGTAAAACAAAGAGAAACGTGAGAGCTGGCAAGCATTGGATAGAGGGGACCCGTAATTAATTCTGCAATGTTGCAAATGCTAtctcaaagaaaacataaatgaaCTCGACAGGGAAGTAGGCGGAGGTATCAAATGGAGGAGTTAAGGAAGACAGCAAAAGCCTGGCCATTTGATCTGTCTGTCGAAACTCTTTTTGaccatttttcttttgtttttaaagaCATCCCAAGGAGGGCAAATTTTTGAACAAAATTCATGGGTTTCATTCATTTGTTTTTAacgtatgtatatatctatttgTGGATTTATTTATTGGGTTTGCAAGAAACCAGGTTGATATGGATCCCTTTCCTTGGCCTCCTTGATCTTTGCTCTCCTTGTCCGATTGTACGCATTTTTCAAGAGCCTACCTCGGTCATGATGTTCTGTTAAAACAGATGTCAAGGATGTTAGAGCAGATATTCAGGATGTCAAGGAGAATAATCCGGACACACAAAGTTGATTAAGATATGTTTGTCATGACATTGATttgtccacatgtgtaggctcatggccgtcattttagactaggaaatgtctacatgtgtaggccatcatggccgtcattttagactaggaaatgtccacattaagccgtcattttagactaggaaatgtccacatgtgtaggccatcatggccgtcattttagactaggaaatgtctacAAGTGTAAGCCATCATGaccttacttgtatatgtaccagcacatagacgaagaagaaaacaataacaccaaaaatcgtgtgtttgtccctgttttcacatggtatcggagcaggttcaaGAACacaccacataaacaaaaccagCAACAAACCATCTTCTTCCATCACTGCCAACAGCACCAATGGCCAAGAACAACGACGGCACtccagaaaaatctgagatGACCAAAGTTCAATCACACAAGTATGACGACCCAAGCAATCCTCTCTATCTTCATCACTCGGATCAACCTGGTCTTGTCCTAGTGAATCAAACACTAAATCAAGACAACTACTCTCTTTGGAGTCATGCGATGCTCATGGctctcattgcaaagaacaaggATGGTTTCATTGATGGGACTGTGACTAAACCACCTGCAGAGTCCGTAGTGGAGATGAAACAATGGATTCGATGCAACcttcttgtcaaaggatggatcctcaaCACAATATCACCTGACATTGGACAAAACGTCATGTATAATGAAGACGCGCATGATCTTTGGAATGAGTTGAAGGATCGACTTGGCCTTTCCAACAGTGTATActtatttcaaattgaacaacaaattcATGATTGCCTACAAGGTAACATGACCATTGGCGAGTACTAtactaaattgaaaagtttatgGGATAAGCGAGATGCTCTATGTCCTATGCCATCTTGCAGTGGAGATATCGCCAAGACACTGCTGCAGTACCAACAAACACAACGTTCCATCAAGTTCCTCATGGGACTCAATGAGGTCTACGCAGCCGCACGTGGACAGATTTTACTCATGGAACCTTTACCTCCAGTCAACAAAGTGTTTTCCCTCATTAACCAGGATGAAAAACAGCGAGTTGTATCATCCCAAGTCTTGGGAAAGACACCGGAAGCAGCAGCCTTTGCTGCAAGGAATAGTTTCAGTTCGGCTGAAAAGAGATTCTCGaagcaaaacaacaatgtgcgTTGCCACCGCTGCAATCTCATAGGGCACACTGCTGAAGACTGTCGTGCACACCTCAAGTGTGAATACTGTGGTCACAAAGGACACACTGTTGATATTTGTCGAAAGTTGAAGCGAGCCAATAATCACGGTGATAGGAACAACCAATCCAATGTCAATTCCAATTTCCGCTCAAAGGCACATCATGTTGATTCCCAATCAGAAAGAACTGATACACCATCCACTCCTTACAATCTCACGGCAGAACAATATCATGATCTCATTGCcctcataaatcaaaacaaaattggaaacatGGCAAGTCAAGTGAGTGCAGCCACCACCATGAGCAACATGTCAGGTAACAAAGTTTGTGCAAACAATTTTACTCCAGATACCCAATGGATTTTTGACACAGGGGCAACCGATCACATGGTATGTTCACCGACCTTTCTGACCACCAAGACACCAGTCCTTAACCAACATGTACATCTACCCAACCATGCACTTGCTCTTGTAACACACATCGGGACCATCCGCCTTTCAGATACATTCGTTCTCTATAATGTACTCTGTGTTCCTTCATTCAAACTGAATTTAATTTCCGTAGCCAAACTTGCTAAGACCTCCTTATGTTGTGCAACGTTTTCTGATACATCTTGTTTTGTTCAGGACCAACGATCGGGGAagatgattgggatgggaaCTGAGCACAATGGGCTTTACTATTTGGACGTTTCGAAGATATCTGGGTGTCACTCTGTCTCCAAAGCAGCCTCAACTTCCTCCAATttctggcatcaacgtttaggtcATTTGTCCAATAAAAGCCTACATGCTATTTCCTTGTCTACcaagaatattgatttttgctCTATTGATGATTGTGTTATTTGTCCCCTTGCCAAACAAACTCGTAAACCTTTTCATTTAAGTTCTATTACTACAAAAATACCATTCGAGTTAATCCATGTTGATATTTGGGGGGGCTATCACATTCCAACATTCAATGGAGACAAATATTTCCTTACCATTGTTGACGATTTTTCTCGCTGCACATGGGTTTACCTTTTGCATGCCAAATCAGATGCACGGAAATTCCTTGTTTCAttcatcaattttgttgaaACACAATTCTCATCTTGCATCAAAATTATCCGTAGTGACAATGGCCCAGAAttttcaatgcaagattttttttctaacaAGGGAATCTTACATCAAACCAGTTGCGTTttcactccacaacaaaatggagtcgccGAGCGCAAGCATCGCCACCTTCTAAATGTTGCCCGTGCACTCTTGTTTCAAGCCCAACTTCCCAAAACATTTTGGGGGGATTCCATTCTTACAGCTGCTTACCTTATCAATCGGACACCCACTGCTGTCCTTCAAGGTAAAACGCCATATGAAATTCTCTTCAAGAAACCACCCTCCTATATGCATCTGCGCGTATTCGATTGCCTATGCTTTGCCTCCACACATCACCATCGCCCTACTAAATTTGATGTCCGTTCCATCCGTTGCATATTTCTTGGATATCCATATGGGACAAAGGGGTACCGAGTCTATAACTTAGAAACTGGAAAGTTTTTTATCTCTCGGGATGTCATATTCTATGAACAAATATTCCCTCATTCCACTTCCGCTGCCATTCCTCCCACTACTTCACCTTTATTTCCTTCTTCATCCGATACTTACCAAGAACCCCATCCTTCTCATGCAAACATCCAGCCACCGACACTTCCTATTCATGAGCAACAACTACATTCCTCTCCTACACCTGAACCTATTCCACCCAACACCACCACATCAGAATCTACTTCCCTACAGTCTCTGCCTTCCACTCGATCACAACGCCCAACTCGTGTACCCAGCTATCTCCAAGACTACCATGTAGAAGCTTCATTGCCCGCTCGATCTCCACCAACATCAACCTCTTCATTGGCTGGACATGCAGGTATTTATCACTCTCTTTCTCATGTTGTTTCCTATAATCAGTTGTCTCCCTTGTACAGAGCTTTTGTTACTTCCATCTCTGCCATCAAAACACCAAACACCTTCTCCCAAGCAGTTCAGGATCCTCAATGGCGTCAAGCTATGGATCAAGAACTTCGGGCCCTTCAAGACAACAACACATGGTCTCTACAATCCCTTCCCCCACACAAGAAAGCCATTGGatgcaaatgggtctacaagATCAAACTTAATCCTGATGGTACTGTTGAACGCTACAAAGCCCGATTGGTTGCCAAAGGGTACAATCAAGTTGTCGGCTTTGACTACCGTGAGACCTTTGCCCCAGTTGCCAAACTTGTTACAGTCCGCATTCTCCTCGCTGTGGCAGCCACCCAACACTGGCATCTTCGCCAACTTGATATCAACAACGCctttcttcatggtgatctcGAGGAAGAAGTTTACATGTCTTTACCTCCGGGATTCGGACGAAAGGGGGAGACTCGAGTATGTAAATTACACAAATCTTTATACGGATTGAAGCAGGCCTCTCGTCAATGGTTTATTAAGTTGACTACTGCACTCAAATTGGCTGGTTTCTCTCAATCTAAATCAGATCACTAATTATTCATCCGAACCCGAGGTAGAAGCTTTACTGCTTTGCTTGTTTACGTTGATGACATAATCCTCACAGGAAGCAGCTTACAAGACATCGAAGAGACCACAACCGATCTCATGAGACAGTTCAAACTCAAGAATCTCGGTGCATTGAAGTATTTTCTAGGAATAGAAATTGCTCGCTCCAACAAAGGGATTGCAATTTCACAGCGTAAATATGCCCTTGAGTTACTGGAAGATGCAGGTTACCTTGGTGCCAAGCCAGTTAATACTCCTATGGAACATAATTTGTCACTTAGCAAGAATGAAGGAGAGTACATCAGTGATCCCACTTCCTACCGAAGACTAGTTGGAAGATTGATATACTTGACGATTACTCGACCGGATCTGGTATATGCTGTTCATATACTTAGTCAGTACATGGACAAACCACGTACTCCTCATCTGGAAGCAACTCACCGAGTGTTACGTTACATCAAGCAGGCACCAGGACAAGGAATTCTATTTTCGGCAACCAGTCTCATGCAGATTAATGCTTATTGTGATTCAGATTGGGCAAGGTGTCGTGACACAAGACGCTCAACTACGGGATATTGTGTCTTCCTTGGACATTCACTAATCTCTTGGAAAACCAAGAAACAACACACGGTTTCACGATCAAGCGCAGAAGCGGAATATCGCTCGATGGCATCAGCATGCTGTGAGATAACTTGGGTACGATATATTTTACATGACCTTGGTATTAAACATTCACAACCAGCTAGGCTGCATTGTGACAACCAGGCAGCCCTACACATTGCATCAAACCCTGTGTTCCACGAGCGAACCAAACACATAGAAATTGACTGCCACCTTGTGAGAGAGAAGATTCAAGCTGGATTGATCAAAACTTTCCATGTTCCAACTTTGAAACAGCCGGCAGATATTTTTACCAAATCAGTAGGGATTTCACAATTCTTGGCCTTGATTAACAAGTTGGGAATCATCAACATTTATTcccacttgagggggagtgttaaaacagATGTCAAGGATGTTAGAGCAGATATTCAGGATGTCAAGTAGAATAATCCGGACACACAAAGTTGACTAAGATATGTTTGTCATGACATTGATttgtccacatgtgtaggccatcatggccgtcattttagactaggaaatgtctacatgtgtaggccatcatggccgtcattttagactaggaaatgtccacattaagccgtcattttagactaggaaatgtccacatgtgtaggccatcatgaccgtcattttagactaggaaatgtctacaagtgtaggccatcatgaccttacttgtatatgtaccaacacatagacgaagaagaaaacaataacACCAAAAATCGTGTGTTTGTCCCTGTTTTCACATGTTCATCAGTAAGAGCAACTCCAGTGGTAAAAactatatcaagcacttcaaaatcattctctctcttctactctctcgtatgtggcataatttaattgggtgaatgGGTCttacaatatacattattcatcaacacttcatacttttcaacacttcatactcatcttctttattttctctctcttactttttatcatctcttttttacttttcatcatctctctctttctttttatcatctctcttcactattcgtcaactatatacatacttcatatttcaagtgtcatttgtaacaacaacctatatttcaagtgtcattatcaagaaattgtgttttcaagtgttcattttcttccattgtagaactccagcactctaaatttttcataaaattcacttttcaacacttgaaaatgtgttatcaagtgttcattggacatgctcttaaTCCCAAACTCTGAAATTCAActaattcttatttttttaaaataatttttttttttggctcttGAATGTATATATCACAACTACTTTTTCGTTGATGCAGCGGCGTCAGAAGCCTCATTAATCCCCTGCTCTTTCAAGTTTTAAGCTTTAACATGATGATGCGCCCTGTTTAtctgataaaaaagaagagatgCCGACATTTGATTTGACACAAGTTATTCTGATAATATTTCCACCGTCTAGTCTAGATGCAGTGGACGTTTGCATCAATAATCAATTGGAAGTCACTGctatttttcaaattatttttgtcgTCTGAGAACTTCACATACACGAAACAACCCTATCTTTTGAAACATCTAAAACACCGAATAGAATTTTGTTTGCTGTCCAAGAACAGCCATGACTCACTTGATTGTTTGCAAAGGAAAGGAATATGGATGAACTACTCGTctgtcaggaaaaaaaaaaaccattataAATAATCCTGT contains:
- the LOC119983071 gene encoding protodermal factor 1-like isoform X1, which produces MRNKQEGSVLIWFLVVGLLAQNLAVPVMSRSFENQKNYYSPPDPHSGTPPSGSHGSSPHGTTPSHGSGSHGSGSHGSGCSSGGTPPSHGGCDPTPTPASPPPSSSNCGTPPSVPTPSRPSHNPPPSGGGGSYYPPPTSSGGSPPTPVIVSPPTTPSIVPSPPFIPDPNTPFGGTCNYWSTHPTVVWGLLGWWCTLGSAFGVPSVPVVGPSMNVLQALSNTRADGLGALYREGTASLLNSMVNSRFPFTTKQVRDNFITALGSNKAAAAQARVFKLANEGHLKPRT
- the LOC119983071 gene encoding protodermal factor 1-like isoform X2, whose protein sequence is MRNKQEGSVLIWFLVVGLLAQNLAVPVMSRSFENQKNYYSPPDPHSGTPPSSHGSSPHGTTPSHGSGSHGSGSHGSGCSSGGTPPSHGGCDPTPTPASPPPSSSNCGTPPSVPTPSRPSHNPPPSGGGGSYYPPPTSSGGSPPTPVIVSPPTTPSIVPSPPFIPDPNTPFGGTCNYWSTHPTVVWGLLGWWCTLGSAFGVPSVPVVGPSMNVLQALSNTRADGLGALYREGTASLLNSMVNSRFPFTTKQVRDNFITALGSNKAAAAQARVFKLANEGHLKPRT